The sequence below is a genomic window from Chloracidobacterium sp..
CGGACCAGCGGCGAGACGGACGAAAACAGAACGTCACAGCTCCCGGCGGCGTTGGACTGCCCAGCGACGATGAACACCTCCCCAACACAGACTTCGCAGGTTTCAACATGGTTGAACGCCTTCAGCGGGCGCGGCTCGCCCACCCGCACGAACAGCCGGTGGCAGCCGGTCGGGAGCGTCAGCGCCCCCTGAAAACTCGTCCGCGACGCTGCGCCGAGCAATTGCCAGTCGTTTTCGCTGATGACCGGATCAGCGTCGTGGGCGACGGCGGCTTCCACCGTTCGCGCCAACCAACCAACGCGCCCGACGACCATCATCTGCGCCGCGCCGTCCGCCCGGCGCTGAACGACTTGGCCGGCGGCCGGAAAAGCGACCGCATGAATCCGCCGGTCGAGGTAAAGCGCCCGCCGCGCGCCGAACCAGTTGCCCCAAACGGCCGCCGCGCCCAGTCCGAGCCCGGCGATCAGTAGGAGCGCGACAATGACGGTTCCTGCGCGCAGTCGTCTCACCACGGCGACACCCCCACTTGCCGCAGGCGCGCGCGGCAGGCTTGGCAACGGCGGCGGCCGGTCCACCAACCGCGCCAATAACCCCGTACGCCGGCCCACTTGACGGCGTACTCGAACCATATGACGCGCGGCCAGACCCACGCGCCGCCGGCCGCCGCATAACGCGCCGCCGCTGGTCGCAGTCGCCACAGCCGCGCGCTGACCAGCATAGCGCCGATGACAAATAGTGAGCCGCCTACGAACGGCCACCGCCCCAGCCATAACTCGATGAGTCCGATGCTTAGTCCCAGCAGCGGCGCAGCCGTTTCGGCGATGAGCCGGCCGCCAACCAACAGCCCATGCTTGCGCCAGATGTCGGCTTCGCCCGCGCCGAAAAAGTTGCGCTCGGCTTCGCGGCGGAAGCGCCGAAGCGTCGCCGGCCGCTCCCAGAAACAGCGCGGCGTCGGTGCAGCGGCGACGCGCTTTGTCGTCGCATGCAGCAAAAGCGCAAACACCATATCGTCAGCCGCCAGCGTCAGGTCTTCTGGGTAGCCGCCTAGCCGCTCCCACAGCGCCTTGCGATAGGCGATGGCGCGCGACGAAGCATGTGAATCCGGCCGCGCGCGTAGCGCATAGTCGGCGTGAAAAGCGAATTCGACGCGCGCCCAGTCGTCGTCAGGAAGGTCTTCGCGCCGGACGGCCCAACTCCCCATCACGGCATCCAGCGTCGGATCATCCAGCAGCGGCCGGACCAGGTCTTCAAGCCAGCGGTCGTCCCACCGGCAGCCGACATCAGTGGACACAATCACGTCGTAGCGCGCACGCGCAATCGCCAAGTTGCGTCCGCGCGCCACATTGCAGCCGACTTCCTGTGCGACGACCAGTTCGTAATCACGGCGCGGGCGGTACTCCTGTAGGAACGCCCACGTCCCGTCGCGCGAGCCGCCGTCCACGATGATGATTTCGCGCGGGCAGAGCGTCTGCGCTTCCATGGCTGCGAAAAACGCCTGACAACCGGCGAGGTCGTTGAGCACCGTCGTCACCAGCGACACCGGCGCGTAGCGAGCTTCCGTCGTCATCCCTCAGTCAAGTCGCCGACAAACAGCAACCCACAGCCGCATATTCGCTGCGACATTGCGGAAATAATCCCGGAGTGCCTCGCCCCACAGGAAGCCCTTTTGCTCACCTGCCCAAGCTTCAATGCGGTCGGCGAGTTCGAGCGCCGCTGCGCCGTAGTCGTCCGTCGGCGACAGCGGCGTTTCGAGCAGCGGCAGCATGTCGTCCAGCACAACCATCCCGGCCAGTTCGTTCCACAGGTCAACGTAGGGGTTGTGCGGCGTGCGGCGGTGCTCAACCACCGGCGATCCAAGGCGGACGCGATGGCCGACCGCCTCGGCGCACATTTGCACAAAGTAGCCGCTGAAAATGTCCCCGAAGCGGTCAAGCTTCAGCCCGGCGAGCGACACGCCCATCTTGACGTAGTAATACGCCGGCAGCGCCGCCCGGAGAATCGCCGTGTTCTGCGTGTTGATGGGCGAGCGAACGCCGCGCCCCAGCAGGTAGCTCTCCGCAAAAGCTTCACTTGCCGCGCAGCGCGTCACAAGGCGCGTCGCAGCGTCCACGTCGGGATCGCCCGACCACAGCCCGGCGTTGACGGCGACGCGCCCGGTTTCGGCTTCATCCGTGACGGCGCTGCAATCGAGCGTCCGACGCGGGTAGGGAAAGCCGCGCGGATAGACCGTCTTGCCGCCGCCCAGCGGCGGACACGCGACCGTCATCATCGAGCAGATGTTGAACCAGCCGTTGCAGCCGATCGCCACGCGGAGCGTTGCGTCGCGCCCGACGACGGCGTGTTCGCCGAGAAAATCCCAGTCATCTTTTGGGTAGTTGTCATCGTCAATGCTGATGATGGGGTCGCAGCCGTCGCGGTAGGCCATCAAAAAGCCGACGTTACGCCGGTTGTCGCTGCGCCACGGGATTTCAGCAGCGAGTTCAGGGAAGTCGGCGAGAAAAGCCCGCTGGTCGTCAGGTGCAAGAAACAGCCACGGCAGTCCGCGTTGGGCGTAGGCGCGCACCCGTTCAGCACAGGCGTCCGGCGTTGTTAGGTCGCCGACAACGTAAAACCGTACATCCTCAAGGCGGCCGCGCCGCCGGAAGTGCTCGTAGTAAGCGTCAATAAACGCGCCGTCGTAAATCGTGGTGACGACGATGCCGAACATGATTTTGGCTGTCCTCTGATGGCATGAAAGTGACTCGGCGAAGACGCCACGATAGCCGTTCACCCTTGGGACGTAAACCGAGTTGTTCGGCCGGTACGGCGGCGTCGGCGACAAGCTGGACCTCAACGGCTTGGCGCGGCGCAATAGCCGGTATGTTGGCTTCCCACTGAAGCGGCTCACCCGGCCGAAGCGTTTGCTTGTGGAGCGTTCGACCATCCGCCAGACAGCGGATCGTCACCGGCGCGGGCGCTTCCGACGGGAGTTCGCCTTCAATGCGCAGGCTGCCCGGCTGGTGAACAAGCAGCGTCAGTTCGGGGCCGGCCCAGTCGTCCGTCCGCCACAGACCACCGTTGAGCGCAAAACGTACAGGCGGGGCGGCGTCCAGCCGGTAGAGCGCATGTTCCATGACGACCGTTCGCCCAAGGTCGCGTCCCGGCACGAAATTGGGCATACGGAAGTTGTATTCGCCCACGGGCGTGAGACGCCAGCCAAGCGCCTGCAAACGGGGCAACAGCCGCGCCGTCGCGCAATCTTGAAATAGCCGGACATGCTTCCCGAAGGCGTGTTCATAGCGTCGCAGAGCAAGGTAGTCGCCCTGTGTCGGCGGGCGTAAGTCTTGGTTGGCGGGATCGCCGGCCAGCGCAAACGCGCCCGCGCCGGCGAGTGCGCCAAGCTGCGGACCGCCCAGCATTTTGACTTGGTTGTTTGCTTCAATTGGAACTTCAGCCTCCGCCACCTGTTCAGGGAAGAACAGCCGCGAACCCGGCTCGCCCTGCCGAGCGTAGGTTTCAACGAACATCCCAAAGCCGCGCCAACAGGCGCGTTGTAGCCGCGCCGTCTGTGCAAAGCCGATGACGTTGAGCAGAAGCCACACAACGCCAACGACCGCCGCCGCTGTACGTTGCGGTTGGGACAGGCGCGTGAAGGCATCGGCGACCAGTATCAGTGCCGCCAGCCAGCAGGCATTGACCGGAATCAGGAAGTAGCCGCACGGCCATTTCCAGACGATCAGCAGCGCCAGCGCCGCCGTCCCCGAAAGAAACGCCGTCGCCGCCAGCAGCCAGCCGGCGTCGCGCCGCCGCGCTTTGTCCCGCTCCAGCGCCAACCCGACCATGACGGCCGCGCCGAGTAGGAACAGCTCAGAGTATTTTGTCAGGTACGTGTAGCCATTGAAGGCCATGCTGCGCAGCGACACGTCGGCCAACGTCAGGCGGTACACCGTCGGCTGAATGAGGTACTTCGACGGTAGCCAGTACGCGCCGACGAACACGGCGAACGCCGCCGCCGTCCACCAGAGAAGTCCGCGCCGTCGCCAGCTTCCCGCGACATAGCCGGACAAACCGATCAGGCACAACGTACCGAGCGCCACCAAGCCGCTTTCCTTGGACAACAGAGCCGCGGCCGCGCAGAAGCTTGCCGCACCAAGCCACAACGTCGCCCGCTGCGGTTGCTGGACGGCCTTGACGCCGAAGGTCAGCGCCCCCAACAGCCCCAGCGCTGACAACCAATCAGGCTTGTGCAAGGTGTAAACATTCTCCGCCAGTGGTGACTGGATCAAGAACAGCGCCGGCAGAAGTGAGACAAGCAGTGTTCGCTTTTCCGTACGGCGGGTGAGCAGCTCAAGGAAAAGCACGAACGCCAACGTCAGTCCGGCTTGCAGGAGGTGATGCGCCGTTCGTGAGAGACCGAAAAGATGGAAGGCGAACGCCTGATAGAGCCAGTACGCCGGGCG
It includes:
- a CDS encoding glycosyltransferase, which produces MTTEARYAPVSLVTTVLNDLAGCQAFFAAMEAQTLCPREIIIVDGGSRDGTWAFLQEYRPRRDYELVVAQEVGCNVARGRNLAIARARYDVIVSTDVGCRWDDRWLEDLVRPLLDDPTLDAVMGSWAVRREDLPDDDWARVEFAFHADYALRARPDSHASSRAIAYRKALWERLGGYPEDLTLAADDMVFALLLHATTKRVAAAPTPRCFWERPATLRRFRREAERNFFGAGEADIWRKHGLLVGGRLIAETAAPLLGLSIGLIELWLGRWPFVGGSLFVIGAMLVSARLWRLRPAAARYAAAGGAWVWPRVIWFEYAVKWAGVRGYWRGWWTGRRRCQACRARLRQVGVSPW